The proteins below are encoded in one region of Ereboglobus luteus:
- a CDS encoding amidophosphoribosyltransferase, whose product MSDKLTHECGIALIRLKKPLSYYQNKYGTPLWGFTKLFLLMEKQHNRGQDGAGVAAVKLDMPPGEQYMFRDRCVEANPLDRVFKRIWSDYNQKVAEGTIHPEFADTVKKNFDFGAELYMGHLRYGTSGGYSLSSCHPFYRRSPWQTRNLALCGNFNMTNTAELNQSLITMGQHPIFATDTQAILERIGFFLDEEHEDIYRYLRTRGLSGEEMSRRISEDLDLTRVITKAAQQWDGAYSLCGLIGNGDAFVTRDPSGIRPCFWYQDDEVVAFASERAPLMTVFDAAIEQVQEVTPGHVIVIKRRGTITDTQVTTPLPRAACSFERIYFSRGNDQDIYSERKALGGQLADQVLDATNHEWGNTIISFIPNTSEIAYFGLLHSLRERRRDEVKKILLEAQNENRLTENLLDEVILRNWPRGEKIVSKDIKLRTFIGQESTRNQLASHVYDITYGTIRPGIDNLVCVDDSIVRGTTLRKSILRMLARLQPKRIVIASTAPQIRYPDCYGIDMSELGKLIAFEAAISLIKERGQTPLLQEVYQLCRDEVARNGTVNHVAKIYDGFTPEEISARIAELVRPRKLDWKGELSVIFQTIENLHKAVPNHTGDWYFSGNYPTPGGYRIVNQAYVNYYEKSEGRSY is encoded by the coding sequence ATGTCCGATAAACTCACGCACGAGTGCGGCATCGCGCTCATCCGACTCAAAAAACCGCTCTCGTATTACCAAAACAAATACGGCACGCCGCTCTGGGGCTTCACAAAACTGTTTCTCCTCATGGAAAAGCAGCACAACCGCGGCCAGGACGGCGCGGGCGTCGCCGCCGTGAAGCTCGACATGCCCCCGGGCGAGCAATACATGTTCCGCGACCGCTGCGTGGAGGCCAACCCCCTCGACCGCGTCTTCAAGCGCATTTGGAGCGACTACAACCAGAAGGTCGCCGAAGGCACCATCCACCCCGAGTTCGCCGACACCGTCAAAAAGAACTTCGACTTCGGCGCCGAGCTCTACATGGGCCACCTGCGCTACGGCACCAGCGGCGGCTACAGCCTCAGCTCCTGCCACCCCTTCTACCGCCGCAGCCCATGGCAAACCCGCAACCTCGCCCTCTGCGGAAACTTCAACATGACCAACACCGCGGAGCTGAACCAAAGCCTCATCACCATGGGCCAGCATCCGATCTTCGCCACCGACACCCAGGCCATCCTTGAGCGCATCGGCTTCTTCCTCGACGAGGAACACGAGGACATCTACCGCTACCTGCGCACCCGCGGCCTCTCCGGCGAGGAAATGTCCCGCCGAATCAGCGAGGATCTCGACCTCACCCGCGTCATCACCAAGGCCGCCCAGCAATGGGACGGCGCCTACTCCCTCTGCGGACTCATCGGCAACGGCGACGCCTTTGTCACGCGCGACCCATCCGGCATCCGCCCCTGCTTCTGGTATCAGGACGACGAAGTCGTCGCCTTCGCCTCCGAACGCGCCCCGCTCATGACCGTGTTCGACGCCGCCATCGAGCAAGTCCAGGAAGTCACCCCCGGCCACGTCATCGTCATCAAGCGCCGCGGCACCATCACCGACACGCAAGTCACCACGCCCCTCCCCCGCGCCGCGTGCTCCTTCGAGCGCATCTATTTCTCGCGCGGCAACGACCAGGACATCTACTCCGAGCGCAAGGCCCTCGGCGGCCAGCTCGCCGACCAAGTCCTCGACGCCACCAACCACGAATGGGGCAACACCATCATCAGCTTCATCCCCAACACCTCCGAAATCGCCTACTTCGGCCTCCTCCACTCCCTGCGCGAGCGCCGCCGCGACGAAGTCAAAAAAATCCTCCTCGAGGCGCAGAATGAAAACCGCCTCACCGAAAACCTCCTCGACGAAGTGATCCTGCGCAACTGGCCGCGCGGCGAAAAAATCGTCAGCAAGGACATCAAGCTGCGCACCTTCATCGGGCAGGAATCCACCCGCAACCAGCTCGCCAGCCACGTTTACGACATCACCTACGGCACCATCCGCCCCGGCATCGACAACCTCGTGTGCGTTGACGACTCCATCGTGCGCGGCACCACGCTCCGCAAATCGATCCTGCGCATGCTCGCCCGCCTCCAGCCCAAGCGCATCGTGATCGCCTCCACCGCGCCGCAAATCCGCTACCCCGACTGCTACGGCATCGACATGTCCGAGCTCGGCAAACTCATCGCCTTCGAAGCCGCCATCTCGCTCATCAAGGAACGCGGCCAGACTCCGCTCCTGCAGGAAGTCTACCAACTCTGCCGCGACGAAGTCGCCCGCAACGGCACGGTCAATCACGTCGCAAAAATCTACGACGGCTTCACGCCGGAGGAAATCTCCGCGCGCATCGCCGAACTCGTCCGCCCCCGCAAACTCGACTGGAAGGGCGAGCTCAGCGTGATCTTCCAGACGATCGAAAACCTGCACAAGGCGGTTCCCAACCACACCGGCGACTGGTATTTCTCGGGCAACTACCCCACCCCCGGCGGCTACCGCATCGTCAACCAAGCCTACGTGAACTACTACGAAAAATCCGAGGGCAGAAGCTATTAA
- a CDS encoding AIR synthase-related protein: MSLSYESSGVNYDQLDAFKRACQKAARATAGLLAPHGYAEPAATRGESAYLIEASDHYLAHVEEGLGTKNLVADAYQAATGKTFYREIAIDTVATIVNDLITCGALPISVAMHAAVGDSAWFTDEARMNALVDGWAEGCRQSGAVWGGGETPTLRGIVNSETIVLAGSAIGKISPKNLRITGDVHDGDSIIFLASSGVQTNGLTLCRKIADSLPQGYLTPIGHGDPRNYGEALLAPSVIYVTFVRECQRRNIKLNYVAHVTGHGWRKLMRLDEPFVYEITDPRPAPALFKFLQEAGPISQREMYATFNQGIGFAAYVSPENAEATLAAAKATGYDAWLAGRVRKDGQRKAVTIPSLGLEYDGETLALR, encoded by the coding sequence ATGTCTCTCAGCTACGAATCCTCCGGTGTAAACTACGACCAGCTCGACGCCTTCAAGCGCGCCTGCCAGAAAGCCGCGCGCGCCACCGCCGGGCTCCTCGCGCCGCACGGCTACGCCGAACCCGCCGCCACACGCGGCGAGAGCGCCTACCTCATCGAGGCGTCCGACCATTACCTCGCTCACGTTGAGGAAGGCCTCGGCACCAAAAACCTCGTCGCCGACGCCTACCAAGCCGCCACCGGCAAGACCTTCTACCGCGAAATCGCCATCGACACCGTCGCCACCATCGTCAACGACCTCATCACCTGCGGCGCGCTCCCGATTTCCGTCGCCATGCACGCCGCCGTCGGCGACTCCGCATGGTTCACCGACGAAGCCCGCATGAACGCCCTCGTTGATGGCTGGGCCGAGGGTTGCCGCCAGTCCGGCGCCGTCTGGGGCGGCGGCGAAACGCCCACACTCCGCGGCATCGTCAACAGCGAGACCATCGTCCTCGCCGGCTCCGCCATTGGAAAAATCTCCCCGAAAAACCTCCGCATCACCGGCGACGTTCACGACGGCGACTCGATCATCTTTCTCGCCTCCTCCGGCGTGCAAACCAACGGACTCACGCTCTGCCGGAAAATCGCCGACTCGCTCCCGCAAGGTTACCTCACACCCATCGGCCACGGCGACCCGCGCAACTACGGCGAGGCGCTCCTCGCCCCGTCGGTGATCTACGTCACGTTCGTCCGCGAATGCCAGCGCCGCAACATCAAGCTCAACTACGTCGCGCATGTCACCGGACACGGCTGGCGCAAACTCATGCGCCTCGACGAACCCTTCGTTTACGAAATCACCGACCCGCGCCCGGCCCCCGCGCTCTTCAAGTTTCTTCAGGAAGCCGGCCCCATTTCCCAGCGCGAAATGTATGCCACCTTTAACCAAGGCATCGGTTTCGCCGCCTACGTCTCGCCCGAAAACGCCGAGGCCACCCTCGCCGCCGCCAAAGCCACCGGCTACGATGCCTGGCTCGCCGGCCGTGTCCGCAAGGACGGCCAGCGCAAAGCCGTCACCATCCCCTCGCTCGGCCTCGAATACGACGGCGAAACACTCGCGCTGCGCTGA
- a CDS encoding Maf family protein, protein MHDQSHQPDLAVSSDSPPARPRLILASASPRRRQLLAELGIPFDVIVADVTEHEDPATHPRTMVAHNAALKADHVAALHPDAFVLGADTTVFIDDTVLNKPADLDEARAMLKRLAGRTHTVFTGVALRNISRQIRIDDGVTSQVTFKPLDDAVIDAYFRIVNPLDKAGAYGIQEGRDLIIDHWDGSFTNIMGLPMEATKQILTHCGLIGTF, encoded by the coding sequence ATGCACGATCAGTCGCATCAGCCAGATCTGGCCGTTTCATCCGATTCGCCACCCGCGCGACCGCGCCTCATCCTCGCCTCCGCGTCGCCGCGCCGCCGGCAACTCCTCGCCGAGCTCGGCATCCCCTTCGATGTGATCGTCGCCGATGTCACCGAGCACGAAGATCCCGCCACGCATCCGCGCACGATGGTCGCGCACAACGCCGCGCTCAAGGCCGACCATGTCGCCGCGCTCCATCCCGACGCGTTCGTGCTCGGGGCCGACACCACCGTTTTCATTGACGACACCGTGCTCAATAAACCCGCCGATCTCGACGAGGCGCGCGCCATGCTCAAACGCCTTGCCGGGCGCACCCACACCGTTTTCACCGGCGTCGCACTCAGAAATATTTCCCGACAAATCCGCATCGACGACGGCGTCACCAGCCAAGTCACCTTCAAGCCCCTCGACGATGCCGTGATCGACGCCTATTTCCGCATCGTCAACCCGCTCGACAAAGCCGGCGCCTACGGAATCCAGGAAGGCCGCGACCTCATTATCGACCACTGGGACGGCTCCTTCACAAACATCATGGGGCTGCCCATGGAAGCCACGAAACAAATTTTGACCCACTGCGGTCTCATCGGCACATTTTGA
- a CDS encoding pseudouridine synthase, which produces MSEIPGPIDDYWQTLPLGRGVAVITRDPNGLVALNKPAGTLSHPNESRDQPRSLLNAPYEPDGEYYMWNAECGMRISELQTDKTDHATRPPPASDHSAFQNPHSTFKEESRRLWLLNRLDSATSGVILAATTEELAREIRALFRERHISKTYAALVFGSPSEKTQLWRDRLAVQKRGGQIRAAARAGNIPAEARMSLLRTSRNTPAAAGAPISLIQLEPKTGRSHQLRVQCARRRLPIIGDATYGDFRANRDFAKRTREKRLFLHSLETRFDYTHAGRAFTFAAKADLPGAFTAHL; this is translated from the coding sequence GTGAGCGAAATCCCGGGCCCAATCGACGACTACTGGCAAACACTCCCCCTCGGGCGCGGCGTGGCCGTCATCACCCGCGATCCCAACGGCCTCGTCGCCCTCAACAAACCCGCGGGCACCCTCTCCCACCCCAACGAATCCCGCGACCAGCCCCGTTCGCTCCTCAACGCCCCCTATGAACCCGACGGCGAATATTATATGTGGAATGCGGAATGCGGAATGCGGATTTCGGAATTGCAAACCGACAAAACTGATCATGCCACTCGCCCGCCGCCTGCGTCCGATCATTCCGCATTCCAAAATCCGCATTCCACATTCAAAGAGGAATCCCGCCGACTCTGGCTGCTCAACCGCCTTGATTCCGCCACCTCCGGCGTGATCCTTGCCGCGACCACGGAAGAACTCGCGCGCGAAATCCGCGCGCTCTTTCGCGAACGCCACATCAGCAAAACCTACGCCGCGCTCGTCTTCGGCAGCCCCTCCGAAAAAACGCAACTCTGGCGCGACCGGCTCGCCGTGCAAAAACGCGGAGGCCAAATCCGCGCCGCCGCCCGGGCCGGAAACATCCCCGCCGAGGCGCGCATGAGCCTTCTGCGCACCAGCCGCAACACCCCCGCCGCAGCAGGCGCACCCATTTCGCTCATCCAGCTCGAACCCAAGACCGGACGCAGCCACCAGCTCCGGGTGCAATGCGCCAGGCGCCGTCTTCCCATCATCGGCGACGCCACTTACGGCGATTTTCGAGCCAACCGCGACTTCGCCAAACGCACACGCGAAAAACGCCTATTTCTCCATTCGCTCGAAACCCGCTTCGACTACACCCACGCCGGACGCGCGTTCACCTTCGCCGCCAAGGCTGACCTCCCTGGGGCGTTCACCGCGCATCTTTGA
- the rpmI gene encoding 50S ribosomal protein L35, protein MQKTKKSVAKRFKVSAKGKLIYRSPGTRHIASTKSSKQKRRLGKAKALSETHTPPLLRCLPHA, encoded by the coding sequence ATGCAAAAGACAAAAAAGTCCGTTGCCAAACGATTCAAGGTGTCCGCCAAGGGCAAATTGATCTATCGTTCGCCAGGCACTCGCCACATCGCGAGCACCAAGTCCTCCAAGCAGAAACGCCGCTTGGGCAAGGCCAAGGCTCTCTCCGAGACCCACACGCCTCCGCTCCTGCGTTGCCTGCCCCACGCCTAA
- the rplT gene encoding 50S ribosomal protein L20: MARVKNSPASRKRRKNMLKHAKGYFGNKSKLYRYAKEAVHHAWQYAYRDRRKKKAEFRALWIVRISAACREAGISYNRFIEGLNAAGVALDRKVLSDLAIRDEAAFTALVKQAQDALKKKAEAKKAAA, translated from the coding sequence ATGGCTCGTGTCAAAAACTCCCCCGCGTCGCGCAAGCGCCGCAAGAACATGCTGAAGCATGCCAAAGGCTACTTCGGCAACAAATCGAAGCTCTATCGCTACGCGAAAGAAGCCGTCCATCACGCCTGGCAATACGCCTACCGTGACCGCCGCAAAAAGAAGGCCGAGTTCCGCGCCCTCTGGATCGTGCGCATCAGCGCCGCCTGCCGCGAGGCCGGCATCAGCTACAACCGCTTCATCGAAGGTCTCAACGCCGCCGGCGTCGCCCTCGATCGCAAGGTCCTCTCCGACCTCGCAATCCGCGACGAAGCGGCCTTTACCGCCCTGGTCAAACAAGCCCAGGACGCGTTGAAGAAAAAAGCCGAGGCCAAAAAGGCCGCGGCCTAA
- a CDS encoding GxxExxY protein, with product MGETPSYDLAGQIIGLAMKVHSTLGGGFLESVYQNALAFELTRAGMAFQTSVPLKVKYEGAIVGEFEADMLIANTLIIENKAVQTLAVAHEVQLVNYLTATGINEGLLLNFGAEKLQFKKKFRTYRAAGPN from the coding sequence ATGGGAGAGACTCCAAGCTACGATTTGGCCGGCCAAATCATAGGGCTCGCCATGAAAGTTCATTCAACGCTCGGCGGCGGATTTCTCGAATCTGTTTATCAAAACGCGCTCGCCTTTGAACTGACTCGAGCAGGCATGGCTTTCCAAACAAGCGTCCCCCTCAAGGTGAAATACGAAGGCGCAATTGTCGGTGAGTTCGAAGCCGACATGCTCATCGCCAATACGCTCATTATCGAAAACAAAGCCGTCCAAACCCTCGCCGTCGCCCATGAGGTTCAACTTGTCAATTATCTTACCGCCACCGGCATCAACGAAGGACTTCTTCTCAATTTCGGCGCGGAAAAACTCCAGTTCAAAAAGAAATTCCGCACATACCGGGCCGCCGGCCCCAATTGA
- the pheS gene encoding phenylalanine--tRNA ligase subunit alpha: MQDQLKALLDKARTELSATKIRADFEAAKARYVGPNGSLTAFMKQMGSLPKEQKPIVGKLINEAKTTLTGLLENALRAIESNELAAQLGPEIDPTLPSPDALAGTYHPLTLVREEMCRILAKAGFNVVEGPEVETEFYCFDALNTPADHPARNEQDTFYFPAATRFGNVSRKVADEKYLLRTHTSSVQIRTMLKGPPPIRIVSPGRVYRRDTTDATHSANFHQLECLYVDKNVTVRDLKALLDYIFASLLGKDTKTRFRPHYFGYTEPSFEVDLSARHLPKVNKEWIEIGGCGMVDPTVFDAVGYDSSVWTGYAFGMGLERLAMLLYGIDDIRYFYQNDLRFLRQFA; this comes from the coding sequence ATGCAAGACCAACTCAAAGCCCTGCTCGACAAAGCCCGCACCGAACTCTCCGCGACAAAGATCCGCGCCGACTTCGAGGCCGCGAAAGCCCGTTACGTCGGCCCCAACGGCTCGCTCACCGCGTTCATGAAACAAATGGGCAGCCTGCCCAAGGAGCAAAAACCCATCGTCGGCAAGCTCATCAACGAGGCCAAGACCACCCTCACCGGCCTCCTCGAAAACGCGCTCCGCGCCATCGAGTCCAACGAGCTCGCCGCGCAACTCGGCCCCGAAATCGACCCCACCCTCCCCTCGCCCGACGCCCTCGCCGGCACCTATCATCCCCTCACGCTCGTGCGCGAGGAAATGTGCCGCATCCTCGCAAAGGCCGGGTTCAACGTCGTCGAGGGTCCCGAGGTCGAAACCGAATTCTACTGCTTCGACGCGCTCAACACACCCGCCGACCATCCGGCCCGCAACGAGCAGGACACGTTCTATTTCCCCGCCGCCACGCGCTTCGGCAACGTCTCGCGCAAGGTCGCCGACGAAAAATACCTCCTCCGCACGCACACCTCCTCCGTGCAAATCCGCACGATGCTCAAGGGCCCGCCGCCCATCCGCATCGTCTCGCCCGGGCGCGTTTACCGTCGCGACACCACCGACGCCACGCACTCCGCCAACTTTCACCAACTCGAGTGCCTCTACGTCGACAAAAACGTCACCGTTCGCGACCTCAAGGCGCTCCTCGATTACATCTTCGCCTCGCTCCTCGGCAAGGACACCAAGACCCGTTTCCGCCCGCACTATTTCGGCTACACCGAGCCCAGTTTCGAAGTCGATCTCAGCGCAAGGCACCTCCCCAAGGTGAACAAGGAATGGATCGAAATCGGCGGCTGCGGCATGGTCGATCCGACCGTCTTCGACGCCGTCGGCTACGACTCAAGCGTCTGGACCGGCTACGCCTTCGGCATGGGCCTCGAACGCCTCGCCATGCTCCTCTACGGCATCGACGACATCCGCTACTTCTACCAAAACGACCTGCGCTTCCTCAGGCAATTCGCCTGA
- the pheT gene encoding phenylalanine--tRNA ligase subunit beta yields the protein MKISLSWLNDYVDLSGIATDEISRAITFLGLEVEEVINTGAPQFNNVVVGRILTRDKHPNADKLSLCTVDVGPAGGVKTIVCGAPNCDAGNLVPVALPGAILPGNFEIKQSKIRGQSSDGMMCSSKELALEGGDHAGLMILATPATETPPALGTPINDILPPGDIVFDIEVTPNRPDCLSHIGIARELSAWFKKPLRYPEIKYDPRNTRAPFAAFAARPDLLESIRVDAPEMCPLYTATVITGIKIGPSPEWMQRRLLAAGMRPISNIVDISNYVMLEYGQPTHAFDAKKIGGHKLIIRPANEGEKIITLDEKERALSSRMLVIADAEKPLVIAGVMGGENSGIDDTTTDIILEAASFARSLIRWTSRRLGLSSDSSYRYERGVDPHMLDEATRRAISLILELCGGQVAGATHKAGGDVPWQREVQVTASFVNERVGFEIPVAEQRAALEALELRITREDKNAPGGPAWTVAIPSWRNDLDRPIDLVEDVLRVYGTEKIPPAPVLAPTIIGNDAPIVLFNREVSAYLVGQGFNECVNYTLRSKREVETWVSQAAGAELALLNPFTEDQSHLRPTLVLGLLETLKLNQSRGVPTARLFETGRVFIERDGQNFECVSVAFIIAENDLDRAWLKREPADFYTTKRLVETLAGIGGIDIARQPVKAPGGSFFGWQEGQSAIIGDIAHGWTARLGLINLAMVRSLGIEGKVYGGTLSILSERVKTVSDRRRYQPITMHPAALRDIALVVDEKLPAGDAQKTLAKHARATLPKTFALEAANIFDVYQGKGLPEGKKSLAFSLVYRAPDRTLTDDEVNTAFAKLQEILAKETDWQIRK from the coding sequence ATGAAAATCTCCCTCTCCTGGCTCAACGACTACGTCGATCTCTCCGGCATCGCCACCGACGAAATCTCCCGCGCCATCACCTTTCTCGGCCTTGAAGTCGAGGAGGTCATCAACACCGGCGCGCCCCAGTTCAACAACGTCGTTGTCGGGCGCATCCTCACACGCGACAAACACCCCAACGCCGACAAGCTCTCCCTCTGCACCGTCGATGTCGGCCCCGCCGGCGGCGTGAAGACAATCGTCTGCGGCGCGCCCAACTGCGACGCGGGCAACCTCGTTCCCGTCGCGCTCCCCGGCGCCATCCTCCCCGGCAATTTCGAAATCAAACAATCCAAAATCCGCGGCCAGTCCTCCGACGGCATGATGTGCTCGTCCAAGGAACTCGCGCTCGAGGGCGGCGACCACGCCGGCCTCATGATCCTCGCCACCCCCGCGACGGAAACCCCGCCCGCCCTCGGCACTCCCATCAACGACATTCTTCCCCCGGGCGACATCGTTTTCGACATCGAAGTCACACCCAACCGCCCCGACTGCCTCAGCCACATCGGCATCGCGCGCGAACTCTCCGCGTGGTTCAAAAAACCGCTCCGGTATCCGGAAATCAAATACGATCCGCGCAACACACGCGCCCCCTTTGCCGCCTTCGCCGCGCGCCCCGACCTGCTCGAATCCATCCGCGTCGACGCGCCCGAGATGTGCCCGCTCTACACCGCCACCGTCATCACCGGCATCAAGATCGGCCCCAGCCCCGAGTGGATGCAACGCCGTCTCCTCGCCGCGGGCATGCGCCCGATCAGCAACATCGTCGACATCTCCAATTACGTGATGCTCGAATACGGCCAGCCCACGCACGCCTTCGACGCGAAAAAAATCGGCGGGCACAAACTCATCATCCGCCCGGCCAACGAGGGTGAAAAAATCATCACCCTCGACGAAAAGGAGCGCGCGCTCAGCAGTCGCATGCTCGTCATCGCCGACGCCGAGAAACCGCTCGTCATCGCCGGTGTCATGGGCGGCGAAAACTCGGGCATCGACGACACCACGACCGACATCATTCTCGAGGCCGCCAGTTTCGCGCGCAGCCTCATCCGCTGGACATCGCGCCGCCTCGGACTCTCCTCCGACTCATCCTACCGTTACGAACGCGGCGTCGATCCGCACATGCTCGACGAAGCCACGCGCCGCGCCATCTCGCTCATCCTTGAGCTCTGCGGCGGGCAAGTCGCCGGCGCCACGCACAAGGCCGGGGGCGACGTCCCCTGGCAACGCGAGGTTCAAGTCACCGCGTCCTTTGTGAACGAACGCGTCGGCTTCGAAATCCCCGTCGCCGAGCAACGCGCCGCGCTCGAGGCGCTCGAGCTTCGAATCACACGCGAGGATAAAAACGCCCCCGGCGGCCCCGCATGGACGGTTGCCATCCCGAGCTGGCGCAACGACCTCGACCGTCCCATCGACCTCGTCGAGGACGTCCTTCGTGTTTACGGCACGGAAAAAATCCCCCCCGCGCCCGTGCTCGCGCCGACGATCATCGGCAACGACGCCCCCATCGTGCTCTTCAACCGCGAAGTTTCCGCATACCTTGTCGGCCAGGGTTTCAACGAATGCGTGAACTACACGCTGCGCTCCAAGCGCGAAGTCGAGACGTGGGTTTCACAAGCCGCCGGGGCCGAGCTTGCGCTCCTTAATCCCTTCACCGAGGACCAGTCGCACCTTCGCCCCACCCTCGTGCTCGGACTCCTCGAAACGCTCAAACTCAACCAATCGCGTGGCGTGCCGACGGCGCGCCTCTTTGAAACCGGGCGTGTCTTCATCGAGCGCGACGGACAAAACTTCGAGTGTGTTTCGGTCGCCTTCATCATTGCCGAAAACGACCTCGACCGCGCCTGGCTCAAGCGCGAGCCCGCCGACTTCTACACGACAAAACGCCTCGTCGAAACCCTCGCCGGCATCGGCGGCATCGACATTGCCCGCCAGCCCGTGAAAGCGCCCGGCGGTTCGTTCTTCGGATGGCAGGAAGGCCAGTCCGCCATCATCGGCGACATCGCCCACGGCTGGACCGCGCGCCTCGGCCTGATCAACCTCGCCATGGTTCGCAGCCTCGGCATCGAGGGCAAGGTCTACGGCGGCACGCTCTCGATTCTCTCCGAGCGCGTCAAAACCGTCTCCGACCGCCGCCGCTATCAACCCATCACGATGCACCCCGCCGCGCTCCGCGACATCGCGCTCGTGGTCGATGAAAAGCTCCCCGCCGGCGACGCGCAAAAAACACTGGCCAAGCACGCCCGCGCCACGCTGCCGAAAACCTTTGCGCTCGAAGCCGCGAACATCTTCGACGTCTACCAAGGCAAGGGCCTGCCCGAGGGCAAAAAAAGCCTCGCGTTCAGCCTCGTCTATCGCGCCCCCGACCGCACCCTCACCGACGACGAAGTCAACACCGCCTTCGCCAAGCTTCAGGAAATCCTCGCCAAGGAAACCGACTGGCAGATCAGAAAGTAG